One Vigna unguiculata cultivar IT97K-499-35 chromosome 7, ASM411807v1, whole genome shotgun sequence genomic region harbors:
- the LOC114191037 gene encoding protein CHROMATIN REMODELING 8, giving the protein MEEEEDRILLCSLGVKSANPEDIERDVLEKVTKNDSVTVTEAEGSAEEECSDLRENVDPSANPKAELHQKLRTVQFEIDAVASTVGRLRNVENNEECSNAGEEDLVSGIAEVDSSNNSNLQCALSADRLRSLRKTKAQLEKELLNLSKDDASKSVEDGQLIFSLAREERKPKRKVKEDKKSDKGKGKRLKKVSFDDDVDFDTVLDAASAGFVETERDELVRKGILTPFHKLKGFERRFEQLETSTSHNAAEEENASDLAAASVERAAKSMYEAARSRPTTKLLEPQDAPKLDAPTFPFRRLRKPLQSSKPLDREMELNKDSKRKKRRPLPGRKWTKRVSCEDTRMEESENGDGCLDSSSFENLEEQGIELDDHESYVTLEGGLKIPVKIFEALFEYQKVGVQWLWELHCQRAGGIIGDEMGLGKTVQVLSFLGALHYSGMYKPSIIVCPVTLLRQWKREANKWYPKFLVELLHESAEDSAPRKKRAKSEETDCETNSSSDNDYEKGVPPSRNTRNWESLINRVMRSESGLLITTYEQLRILGDQLLDIQWGYAVLDEGHKIRNPNAEVTLVCKQLQTVHRIIMTGAPIQNKLTELWSLFDFVFPGKLGVLPVFEVEFAVPIAVGGYANASPLQVSTAYRCAVVLRDLIMPYLLRRMKADVNAQLPKKTEHVLFCSLTPEQVSAYRAFLASTDVEQILDGHRNSLYGIDVMRKICNHPDLLERDHAFSDPDYGNPERSGKMKVVGQVLNVWKEQGHRVLLFTQTQQMLDIFENFLTSSGHVYRRMDGLTPVKQRMALIDEFNASSEIFIFILTTRVGGLGTNLTGADRVIIFDPDWNPSNDMQARERAWRIGQKRDVTVYRLITRGTIEEKVYHRQIYKHFLTNKILKNPQQKRFFKARDMKDLFVLNVDGETGSTETSNIFSQISEQVNVIGTQKENKDKNEHSQTARLDSEDVVVNNDDKSERGSPEGKGKEKVEHNNGVDDGTDILKSLFDANGIHSAVNHDLIMNAHDEEKMRLEEQASQVAGRAAEALRQSRMLRSHDSVSVPTWTGRSGTAGAPSSVRRKFGSTVNPLLVNKSKGTTKLNGFAAGASAGKALSSVELLAQIRGNQEKAIGAGLEHQSSMLSSSTNQARSLDVRSSRATASSSGLQPEVLIRQICTFIQQRGGSSDSASIVQYFKERIPSQDLALFKNLLKEIATLHKGSNGSHWVLKPDYQF; this is encoded by the exons ATGGAGGAAGAGGAGGATCGAATTTTGCTCTGTAGTTTGGGCGTAAAATCTGCCAATCCCGAAGACATTGAACGCGACGTTTTGGAAAAG GTTACTAAGAATGATTCAGTGACCGTTACTGAAGCTGAAGGTAGTGCTGAGGAAGAATGTTCTGATTTACGTGAAAATGTCGATCCATCGGCTAATCCTAAAGCTGAACTTCATCAGAAGTTGAGAACTGTTCAATTTGAAATTGATGCCGTTGCCTCCACCGTTGGGCGGTTGAGAAATGTGGAAAATAATGAAGAATGTAGTAATGCTGGTGAAGAAGACTTGGTGTCGGGGATTGCTGAGGTTGATTCCTCCAACAATTCAAACCTTCAGTGTGCTCTTAGTGCCGATAGGTTGAGGAGTCTGAGGAAGACGAAAGCTCAACTAGAGAAAGAGCTTTTGAATTTGTCCAAGGATGATGCTTCGAAAAGTGTTGAGGATGGACAATTGATCTTTAGTTTAGCTAGGGAAGAACGGAAGCCCAAGAGGAAGgttaaagaagataaaaaatcaGACAAAGGCAAGGGAAAACGACTTAAGAAAGTTTCGTTTGACGATGATGTTGATTTTGATACTGTTCTGGATGCAGCCTCTGCCGGCTTTGTTGAAACA GAAAGGGATGAACTGGTGAGGAAAGGAATTTTAACCCCTTTTCATAAGTTAAAGGGCTTTGAGCGCCGTTTTGAACAACTAGAAACGTCAACTAGTCATAATGCAGCTGAGGAGGAAAATGCTAGTGATCTTGCTGCTGCCAGTGTTGAAAGAGCTGCCAAATCTATGTATGAGGCAGCAAGATCTCGCCCAACCACCAAGCTGCTTGAGCCTCAAGATGCACCGAAGCTTGATGCACCCACTTTTCCATTTCGAAGGCTCAGGAAACCACTACAATCTTCCAAACCTCTAGATAGAGAAATGGAGCTAAATAAAGATTCAAAAAGGAAGAAGAGGCGGCCTCTGCCTGGAAGAAAGTGGACCAAGCGTGTTTCTTGCGAGGATACACGTATGGAAGAAAGTG AAAATGGAGATGGTTGCTTAGATAGTTCCAGTTTTGAAAATTTAGAAGAGCAAGGCATTGAACTTGATGATCATGAATCTTATGTAACGTTAGAAGGTGGGCTGAAAATCCCTGTTAAGATATTTGAAGCTCTGTTTGAGTATCAAAAGGTTGGTGTTCAGTGGCTGTGGGAATTGCATTGCCAAAGAGCTGGTGGAATTATTGGTGATGAGATGGGGCTTGGTAAAACTGTCCAGGTCTTATCGTTTCTTGGTGCACTGCACTATAGTGGCATGTATAAACCTAGCATTATTGTCTGCCCTGTTACACTCTTGCGACAGTGGAAAAGGGAAGCTAACAAGTGGTACCCAAAATTCCTTGTAGAGCTTTTACATGAATCGGCTGAAGATTCTGCTCCTAGGAAGAAGCGAGCTAAATCTGAAGAAACAGACTGTGAAACCAATAGTTCAAGTGACAATGATTATGAAAAAGGTGTGCCACCATCTAGAAACACAAGAAATTGGGAATCCCTGATAAATCGTGTCATGAGATCAGAATCTGGATTACTTATCACCACTTATGAACAGCTCAGAATATTGGGGGATCAGTTGCTTGATATTCAATGGGGTTATGCAGTTCTTGACGAAGGGCATAAAATAAGGAATCCAAATGCTGAAGTTACCCTTGTTTGCAAGCAGCTACAAACTGTACATCGAATCATAATGACTGGTGCACCTATTCAGAATAAACTGACTGAACTGTGGTcattgtttgattttgtttttcctGGAAAATTGGGTGTTTTACCTGTATTCGAAGTTGAATTTGCAGTTCCTATAGCAGTTGGTGGGTATGCAAATGCTTCACCTTTGCAAGTATCCACAGCATACAG GTGTGCTGTGGTGCTCCGTGATTTAATCATGCCTTATCTTCTCCGACGGATGAAGGCTGATGTGAATGCCCAACTTCCGAAGAAGACGGAGCATGTTCTATTTTGCAGCCTTACACCAGAACAAGTATCTGCTTACAGAGCATTTTTAGCTAGCACTGATGTGGAGCAAATATTGGATGGACACAGGAATTCTCTTTATGGAATTGATGTGATGCGCAAGATCTGTAACCACCCTGATCTACTTGAAAGGGATCATGCCTTCAGTGATCCAGATTATGGAAATCCAGAACGTAGTGGGAAAATGAAAGTTGTTGGTCAAGTGCTTAATGTTTGGAAGGAACAGGGTCACCGTGTTCTACTTTTTACTCAAACCCAACAAATGCTTGACATTTTTGAGAATTTTTTGACGTCTTCTGGTCATGTTTATCGGAGAATGGATGGTCTCACTCCTGTAAAACAGAGAATGGCCTTAATAGATGAATTTAATGCCTCaagtgaaatatttattttcattttaacgACCAGAGTTGGGGGTTTGGGGACCAATCTTACAGGTGCAGATAGGGTGATCATCTTTGACCCTGACTGGAATCCCTCAAATGATATGCAG GCCAGAGAGCGGGCTTGGCGTATTGGTCAGAAGCGGGATGTAACAGTGTATAGGTTGATAACACGGGGAACTATTGAGGAGAAAGTGTATCACCGTCAGATTTACAAACATTTTCTTACAAATAAGATATTGAAGAATCCACAACAGAAAAGGTTCTTTAAGGCCCGGGATATGAAAGATCTTTTCGTACTTAACGTGGATGGAGAAACTGGGTCAACTGAAACTTCAAACATTTTTAGTCAAATATCTGAACAAGTGAATGTCATTGGGACACAGAAAGAAAATAAGGACAAGAATGAACATAGCCAAACTGCCAGACTGGATTCTGAAGATGTTGTAGTTAATAATGATGACAAGTCAGAGAGAGGATCTCCGGAGGGAAAGGGGAAAGAGAAGGTTGAACATAATAATGGGGTTGATGATGGAACAGATATATTGAAAAGCCTTTTTGATGCCAATGGGATACAT AGTGCCGTGAACCATGATTTGATCATGAATGCCCATGATGAGGAGAAGATGAGACTTGAGGAGCAAGCATCTCAAGTTGCAGGAAGAGCTGCAGAAGCTTTACGTCAGTCACGAATGCTCAGAAGCCATGATAGTGTATCTGTTCCCACTTGGACAGGAAGGTCAGGAACTGCTGGTGCACCATCATCTGTTCGTCGGAAGTTTGGTTCAACTGTGAATCCCCTGTTGGTAAATAAAAGCAAGGGAACTACGAAGTTAAATGGATTCGCTGCTGGGGCATCGGCTGGTAAAGCATTATCTTCTGTCGAACTATTAGCTCAAATTCGAGGTAACCAAGAGAAAGCCATTGGTGCCGGGCTGGAACATCAGTCTAGTATGTTATCAAGTTCCACGAATCAAGCAAGATCTTTAGATGTTAGATCTTCCAGGGCTACTGCAAGTTCATCTGGATTACAACCTGAAGTATTGATTCGGCAAATCTGCACTTTTATACAACAGCGAGGGGGTAGTTCTGATTCAGCCAGCATAGTTCAGTATTTCAAGGAACGTATTCCCTCACAAGATCTTGCCCTGTTCAAGAATCTGTTGAAGGAAATTGCGACTCTGCATAAAGGATCAAATGGATCTCATTGGGTTCTGAAACCAGACTATCAATTCTGA
- the LOC114192596 gene encoding uncharacterized protein At1g03900 encodes MSVEVEEEEAFEHTLLVVREVSVYKIPPRTSSGGYKCGEWLQSDKIWSGRIRVVSRRDRCEIRLEDPNSGDLFAACFVYPGQRESAVEPVLDSSRYFVLKIEDGRGKHAFIGLGFNERNEAFDFNVALSDHEKYVRREHEKESGDTAAAEESQIDIHPAVNHRLKDGETIRINVKHKVSGGTGMLSAAGLTGGHAATPKPKTSSLAPPPSGIGKIRSPLPPPPNDPVAARIASTGRATDPKGTYESVKHSTDSLSDLSQLQKNLPSTNTSGASGWAAF; translated from the exons ATGTCGGTCgaggtggaggaggaggaggccTTCGAGCACACACTTCTGGTGGTGCGTGAGGTCTCCGTCTACAAGATCCCGCCGCGCACCTCCTCCGGTGGATACAAGTGCGGCGAGTGGCTCCAGTCCGACAAGATCTGGTCGGGGCGGATCCGCGTCGTATCTCGTCGGGACCGCTGCGAGATCCGCCTTGAAGATCCGAACTCCGGTGACCTCTTCGCCGCGTGCTTCGTGTACCCTGGCCAGCGTGAGAGCGCGGTGGAGCCGGTCCTCGACTCGTCGCGCTATTTCGTCCTCAAGATCGAGGACGGTCGCGGCAAGCACGCCTTCATCGGGCTAGGGTTCAATGAGAGGAACGAGGCCTTCGACTTCAACGTGGCGCTCTCCGATCACGAGAAGTACGTCCGCCGCGAGCACGAGAAGGAATCCGGCGATACCGCCGCCGCCGAGGAGTCTCAGATCGACATTCACCCCGCCGTCAATCACAGGCTTAAG GACGGGGAAACCATTAGGATTAATGTGAAGCACAAGGTATCTGGTGGAACTGGCATGCTTTCAGCTGCTGGCCTAACCGGTGGGCATGCTGCAACACCAAAGCCAAAAACCTCGAGCCTAGCTCCCCCACCAAGTGGGATTGGGAAAATCAGGTCTCCACTTCCACCACCACCAAATGATCCTGTTGCTGCTCGGATTGCTTCCACAGGTCGCGCTACTGATCCTAAAGGGACATATGAAAGTGTGAAACATTCTACTGACTCTTTATCAGATCTTTCTCAACTACAG AAAAACCTTCCCTCAACAAACACCTCAGGAGCTTCAGGATGGGCAGCCTTCTGA